The nucleotide window ATGCTGAGACCGCGTGGGTCGAGGGCGATCGGCAAGCGCGCCAGATTCGATCCCGGAGCGGAGAGAGATCCGCGGCCTAAGAGGAAACCGGCGGCGCGCCGGCGCCGAAGGCTCTCGGAGGCGGCACCGCCAGCCTTGATATTGGGGCCCGTCTTGGCCGTCGGGATGGAAGGGAGGGGCACCGTAACACGATCCGCCGGGCGGCATGCCCGGTGACAGCCGGTTTAAAGCCGATCGACGGCGCGCAGAACCCATCTTCACGCGTGCAGTGCACCATCGCCATGCGGTTCGCGATGCCCCTGGCGGCCAAGCGCTGCGGCGGCAGCTGTATACATTTTCGCTCCGATCCGCCGTGGATCGTGCCTCTTGGCCGGTACCTTGCATACCAGATTTGCCCCCGACAATCGGTCAGCGGCAATGGTCATCGAGGAAAAGCGCAACACGATGAGAGGCTTGGCAGAACATCTTCGCGTGGGGCTCGTGGCCGCGGCGCTCGTCACCGGCAGCATGGTTCCGGCGGCCTGGGCGCAGGGAACGCTGCGGATCGGCATGACCGCATCGGACATCCCGCTCACCACCGGCCAAGCCGACAATGGCGGCGAGGGCATGCGCTTCATGGGCTACACGGTCTATGACGGGCTCATCAACTGGGACCTGTCGAGCGCGACCAAGCCCTCCGACCTCTCCCCCGGTCTCGCCACCTCCTGGGAGGTGGATGCCGCCGACAAGACCAAGTGGATCTTCAAGCTGCGCCCCGGCGTGAGCTTCCATGACGGTTCGCCCTTCACCGCCGATTCGGTGGTGTGGAACCTCGATAAACTCCTCAAGAACGATGCGCCGCAATTCGATCCGCGCCAATCGGCGCAGGGGCGCTCGCGAATCCCAGGTGTCGCCACTTACCGCGTGGTCGATCCGATGACGGTGGAGATCACCACCAAGGTGCCGGACGCGACGCTGCCCTACCAGATCGCCTGGATCATGATGTCCTCGCCGGCGCAATGGGAGAAAGTCGGCAAGAGCTGGGACGCCTTCGCCAAGACCCCGTCGGGGACGGGACCGTGGAAGCTCACCCTGTTCGCTCCGCGCGAGCGTGCCGAGATGGCGCCCAACGCCGAGTATTGGGACAAGGCGCGGGTGCCCAAGCTCGACAAGCTGGTGCTGGTGCCGCTGCCGGAGGCCAATGCCCGCGTCGCGGCCCTGCGATCGGGTCAGGTCGACTGGATCGAGGCGCCCCCGCCGGACGCCGTCGCCTCGCTCAAGGGCGCGGGTTTCAGCATCGTCACCAATGCCTATCCGCATAACTGGACCTGGCACCTGTCGCGGATCGAGGGCTCGCCCTGGAACGATATCCGCATTCGCAAGGCGGCCAACCTCGCCATCGACCGCGAGGGCATGAAGGATATGCTCGGCGGCCTGATGATCCCGGCCCAAGGCTTCATGCCGCCCGGCCACCAGTGGTTCGGTCATCCGACCTTCAAGCCGACCTACGATCCGGAGGGGGCCAAGAAGCTCCTGGCCGAGGCCGGCTACGGCCCGGACAAGCCGCTCGTGACCAAGATCCTGATCTCGCCATCGGGCTCGGGCCAGATGCAGCCGCTGCCGATGAACGAGGTGATCCAGCAGAACCTCGCGGAAGTCGGCATCAAGGTCGATTTCGAGGTGGTGGAGTGGAACACCCTGATCAACCTGTGGCGCGGCGGTGCCAAGGCGGAATCGGCGCGCAAGGCCACGGGCCTGAACTTCTCCTACTTCATCCAGGACCCCTTCACCGGCTTCGTCCGGCACGCCCAGTGCAACCTCGCCG belongs to Methylobacterium sp. 77 and includes:
- a CDS encoding ABC transporter substrate-binding protein, with product MVPAAWAQGTLRIGMTASDIPLTTGQADNGGEGMRFMGYTVYDGLINWDLSSATKPSDLSPGLATSWEVDAADKTKWIFKLRPGVSFHDGSPFTADSVVWNLDKLLKNDAPQFDPRQSAQGRSRIPGVATYRVVDPMTVEITTKVPDATLPYQIAWIMMSSPAQWEKVGKSWDAFAKTPSGTGPWKLTLFAPRERAEMAPNAEYWDKARVPKLDKLVLVPLPEANARVAALRSGQVDWIEAPPPDAVASLKGAGFSIVTNAYPHNWTWHLSRIEGSPWNDIRIRKAANLAIDREGMKDMLGGLMIPAQGFMPPGHQWFGHPTFKPTYDPEGAKKLLAEAGYGPDKPLVTKILISPSGSGQMQPLPMNEVIQQNLAEVGIKVDFEVVEWNTLINLWRGGAKAESARKATGLNFSYFIQDPFTGFVRHAQCNLAAPNGTNWGFYCDPEMDKLFDEARNAFDKTEQTKVLEKIHEKYVNEALFLMVAHDTNPRAMSPKVKGFVQAQNWFQDFSPITVGK